The following coding sequences are from one Manis pentadactyla isolate mManPen7 chromosome 13, mManPen7.hap1, whole genome shotgun sequence window:
- the LOC118928691 gene encoding olfactory receptor 14A16-like, whose amino-acid sequence MKNISVVTEFLLLGFSGPLRLQFLQSGIFVVIYLMALVGNGLIVTIASLDFCLHTPMYFFLKNLSLSDVCLMSAIVPKTVANSLTHINSISFSGCVMQVFLVPFAAVAELFLLTAMSIDRYAAICHPLHYELIMNRGLCVHMVALSWLSSALISIIHTVGTFSLTYCGPNEIQLFFCDIPQLLAITCSENVTAEIVLILINAVLDLGCFICIIISYIYIFSTVRKIPSTEGQSKAYSTCIPHLVVVVLFLSTAFIAYLKPILGSTSDTDHVLSSFYILLPPSLNPIIYSLRNKAMRAGLEKLITKKLWVKGISFFSKKKGILFLMFV is encoded by the coding sequence ATGAAGAATATCTCAGTGGTGACAGAATTTCTACTCTTGGGTTTTTCTGGCCCATTGAGGCTTCAGTTCTTACAATCTGGGATCTTTGTAGTGATCTACTTGATGGCCCTAGTGGGGAATGGCCTCATTGTCACCATAGCATCCTTGGATTTCTGcctgcacacacccatgtacttcttcttaAAGAATCTGTCCCTTTCTGATGTTTGCCTCATGTCTGCCATTGTGCCCAAAACTGTTGCCAACTCCTTGACACACATCAATTCCATCTCATTCTCTGGCTGTGTCATGCAGGTCTTCCTGGTGCCTTTTGCCGCAGTGGCAGAGCTGTTCCTGCTCACAGCGATGTCCATTGACCGCTATGCTGCCATCTGCCATCCTCTGCACTATGAGCTCATCATGAACAGGggcctgtgtgtgcacatggtAGCTCTGTCCTGGCTCAGTAGTGCCCTGATATCCATTATACATACAGTAGGAACCTTTTCCCTAACTTACTGTGGGCCCAATGAAATCCAGCTATTCTTTTGTGACATTCCCCAGTTGTTAGCTATTACTTGCTCAGAGAATGTAACTGCAGAAATCGTGCTCATTCTTATTAATGCAGTCTTGGACTTAGGTTGCTTTATCTGCATCATAATCTCATACATATACATCTTCTCCACTGTCAGAAAGATTCCATCCACAGAAGGACAGTCAAAAGCCTATTCCACTTGCATCCCACACCTGGTAGTGGTTGTACTTTTTCTCTCAACTGCTTTTATTGCTTATCTGAAACCTATCTTAGGGTCTACATCAGACACTGATCATGTTCTATCATCTTTCTACATTTTGTTGCCTCCTTCCCTTAatcccatcatatacagcctAAGAAACAAAGCCATGAGAGCTGGTTTGGAGAAGCTGATCACTAAGAAGCTCTGGGTGAAGGGAATATCATTTTTCTCCAAGAAAaaaggcattttattcttaatgttTGTGTAA